The window TTTCTTTTTTTATGAATTCATCTTCATCGGCTTTGCTTTCGGCTTCCTCAAGTCCAAATGCTAAAAAGAGGGACATCTTCTCGTTTGAAAAACCAGGAGTGGTATAAAAGTCCATTATATGTATCAATTTTTTGGCTTTATAGCCCGTTTCTTCCAATAGCTCTCTTTGAGCACAAATGTTAACATCTTCATTTACTTCGAGTTTTCCTGCCGGTATTTCTAAGAGCATTTCCTCCACCGGTTTTCGGTATTGTCGAACCATTATTACGTTTTTATCCTCATCTATAGGGACAATTGCAACCGCTCCCGGATGTTCTACTATTTCCCGCGTTGAAAATTTGCCATCAGGAAGTTTAACTTCGTCCAATCTTAATTTCAATATCTTACCTGAAAAAATATATTTCGTATTGATTGTAGCTTCGAAAAAATCCACTGCCTCCAGCCCCCTCCCTTATTCATGACGAGTTTGGATGCAAAATTACCGGCGGCACTTGCCGCCAAGAAAAATTCACTGTCCTGTTCAAAATCTCTCCCCATAGTCTCAAGCCCGATGCCTAACGATTTTAAAACACTTATGCCTTCAATGCCTTCTTCAATTACTATACGGTGTTTTCGGTGAATCCCGCAACTTTTCAGCTGATTCATTACCTCATCGAGTTTTTCTTTTTCCATCTTTGGGATTACTACAAAAGCTTTCTTTAAAGCAATTTCCCGAAGCGACGTAATCGTATGATGGCTCACTCCGTAGTGCCTCTTTCTTTTGTCTTCGAAACTTATTCGCGGTATTACCACAGCGATTCCCTTAAGTATATTGACCGCATTGACTATTTCTCCTTGTTCCAGGCCTGTATGACCGTATTTTGTACCGGTTCCGACTATGCCGGGCCCCATCGTGACTACTGCAACGTCGCATCCAGAAGCTTTTGCCGATAATAAACCCGAATAAATATTGACTGTTTCCAGGTCACCTCCGAAGGCGTGTCCGGTAGTAACGGTCAAATCGATAAGCTTTTTTTCTTTCAATTCCCTTACAATGCGGCTCAAAAAAAGGGGGAGGCCCCCTCCATCGGTCATCACATATGCTACCTTAAGGTTTTTAGAATTTTTCTTTATTCCTGCACAAGCTGGAGCCAACATGCTGTGGAGCGTTCCCACTACCACCGGCATACCTGAAAGCGATACGGTGTTTGACAGTTTTTCAGCTAAAGAACTGGTGCTTTCTTCTGCACTCCAGGTTTTTATTTGAAAGGGGGTGTACCTTAGCTTCATTATATGGCCGTTTTTCTCTATATCAAGATTTTCAACTGAGCAATTATAAATGACAAAATGATAACCCCCGCTTCCGAGGTTTAAAAAAACTGCCGTAGTATTTAGTACTACTTCATCGCCTTTTTTGCAATAGCCTGTGAGCAGCGTATAATTTATTGCCTTATTTTTTTTACCCTCCACTTCAACTAGAATTTCTTGTAAACCTATTTGTTCCTCTAAAATTTCTAAAACCTTCCCCTTTCTTAATCTTATCATATTATTTCACCTTAATAAATCAAAAATTTCTTCTTAAGGATACTATCCTTTCTAGAATTTTGCTTAATGAATAGAATTCTGAAATAAGCTGTATTCCAAGTAAAAAAGATAGCACTCCAATTTTTGCATAATAAGAACTTATCCATGATATCATGATCCCAAGGCTTATTCCTAACACATTTGACCCAACATCTCCCATCATCAATAATTCCCTTGAATCATAAAACCAAAAGACTATAACGGAAACGGCAAGAGGCATATATAAGTATATTAAATTGGTAAGTCCTTTTCGCAGAAAATATAGAAATATTATGGTCACTGAAAATAGGAAAAACTTACAGGCCCTACCGGGTCTTAAATCCATAAGATTTAACAAATTCGTGGAAAAAGCAATAATTAATGCATCAATGATAATATCCATCCAAAAATCGTTTTTTTTCACAGCTAAAAAACAAGCTATACTCAACCCAATTATAGCCTTTATACTTCCTGTAGTTATCTTGCCCTGCAATAATTTTGAAAAATGTCCTCTAATCCCTTTTACTCCCTTAGTACCAAATATATCGTCCATTAAACCAGAAAAGCCCATGCATGCTGCAGATAACATTATGTACTCTGGAATATCTGTATTATCCCAATAAAAAACTGTATACACGTTGATAAGGAGTATTACGATTACGAAAACCACACCTCCTGCAGTGATTATTTCTTTGTTCCTGTAATTTGATTTTTTAATTGCATGTTCCCACTTTCGAAAATTTTCCAAAAAAAATACAGTTGTTATCAGTGACACAAAAGCTAATATCAATCTCAAACACCTCATGAATTATTTATTAGCCAGACTATCAGTCTATATTTTCCCATTATTGTATCTATATCATCGATATAAAGTAATTTTTTGCTAGTAGTTATGTCCAGTCTCGAAAGGTTAGAAGATTGAACAATAGCTACAGGTTTTATGTCACTTATTTTTCTTGCTATAAATCCGGGATTTAAATTTTCATCCGCTCTCACAATGACAACAAAATCATTAAAATCTATTACATCTTTGTCAAGGAATGCCTCAATAATGTTGTTAAGTTCTTTATCTTCTTTTTCATCATCGTTTAAAATTGAGGAAGTTTGTATGACTGCTCCTGCATCTTCAAGGTACTTTATAACTTCAGTTGTTGAGTCTATTTTTTTTCCAAGTTGCAATACGGTTCCTTTCTTTCCTTCTATACTTCCTTTTAACAGAGTTTTAAAATTATGTTCAAGAAATTCATAATCTCTTTTTTGTTCTTCTATAAGCAATTTTAACTGTTGGTCCTTTATTCTATTATTTTCTTTCAAAATATTGAAACTATTTTCTAATTGATCTATAATAGCTTTTTGCTGTTTTATCAATAGTTTGTCGCTATTGGCTGTAAAGCCTACTGCTATGCCTATACCTAGAGAAATAAATACAGTTGCAAGCAGTATTGCTATATGTTTAAAATTGTACAAAGTTATTCACCTCTATAAAAAACCAAACATCATCCTTACTTTGATAATTAAAAGTCTAAATAAATATTTTACTAAAGGCGAAGAAGTACTGATTATTAAAATTGGGAAAAAAGCTGCTGCTAACAATGCAGCTAAATAATTGCTTTTTATTCTGTACCGGTAAAGTTTGTTAACTCCCTTGGCATCGATTAAAATATGCCCGACTTTAAGACGTACCAAAAAAGTGCTAGCCATCCCTTGCCGTCCTTTTTCCAAAAAATCTATCATGTTAGTATGGGTACCTACTGCTATGATTAAATCAGCGCCACTATGATAAGCTAAAAGCAATGCCATATCTTCGCTTGTTCCATTAACTGCCATAATCTTATAATCAAGTTCTAGTTGTTTTACTCGTTCAAGTCCTGGTGCTCTGCCGTCAGGATAAGCATGAACTACTATTTCTGCTCCGCACTTTAATCCTTTGTCGCTTATGCTATCCATATCTCCCACTATAATGTCTGGTTTTAAACCGAATTCTAATAATGCATCTGCTCCTCCATCTACTCCTATAAGGACTGGTTTAATTTCATCTATATATGACATTAAAGCCAAAATATCTTCCTTGTAATCTTTACCTCGCACTACAACCATTACATGTTTTTTTCGCAAATCCGTCTTAAGAGTAGGCACGGTATAATCTGCTGATATAAGTTTTTTTTCATGTTTGATGTACTCAAGGGTGTTAATTGCAAATTTTTCAATTTCTTTTTCATAATTAAGCTTTGCTTCATTATATTTGGATCTGATA is drawn from Caldanaerovirga acetigignens and contains these coding sequences:
- a CDS encoding NUDIX domain-containing protein; translated protein: MDFFEATINTKYIFSGKILKLRLDEVKLPDGKFSTREIVEHPGAVAIVPIDEDKNVIMVRQYRKPVEEMLLEIPAGKLEVNEDVNICAQRELLEETGYKAKKLIHIMDFYTTPGFSNEKMSLFLAFGLEEAESKADEDEFIKKEKIPIEKAMDMVKNGEIKDAKTLVGLVVSQMFLQGEF
- a CDS encoding DUF3866 family protein, whose amino-acid sequence is MIRLRKGKVLEILEEQIGLQEILVEVEGKKNKAINYTLLTGYCKKGDEVVLNTTAVFLNLGSGGYHFVIYNCSVENLDIEKNGHIMKLRYTPFQIKTWSAEESTSSLAEKLSNTVSLSGMPVVVGTLHSMLAPACAGIKKNSKNLKVAYVMTDGGGLPLFLSRIVRELKEKKLIDLTVTTGHAFGGDLETVNIYSGLLSAKASGCDVAVVTMGPGIVGTGTKYGHTGLEQGEIVNAVNILKGIAVVIPRISFEDKRKRHYGVSHHTITSLREIALKKAFVVIPKMEKEKLDEVMNQLKSCGIHRKHRIVIEEGIEGISVLKSLGIGLETMGRDFEQDSEFFLAASAAGNFASKLVMNKGGGWRQWIFSKLQSIRNIFFQVRY
- a CDS encoding copper transporter, which gives rise to MYNFKHIAILLATVFISLGIGIAVGFTANSDKLLIKQQKAIIDQLENSFNILKENNRIKDQQLKLLIEEQKRDYEFLEHNFKTLLKGSIEGKKGTVLQLGKKIDSTTEVIKYLEDAGAVIQTSSILNDDEKEDKELNNIIEAFLDKDVIDFNDFVVIVRADENLNPGFIARKISDIKPVAIVQSSNLSRLDITTSKKLLYIDDIDTIMGKYRLIVWLINNS
- the steA gene encoding putative cytokinetic ring protein SteA, which encodes MAKFIVGRAVVDKKTKWLIQRVKPGDIAVLSHKDIDEVAAHQLIKCKVKGIINFQPSISGRFLNQGPEVLVNAGKVLVDVTQNGLIDLIRDGDLIEIKDDGEIILNGKFFCKGIIVTKEYIRSKYNEAKLNYEKEIEKFAINTLEYIKHEKKLISADYTVPTLKTDLRKKHVMVVVRGKDYKEDILALMSYIDEIKPVLIGVDGGADALLEFGLKPDIIVGDMDSISDKGLKCGAEIVVHAYPDGRAPGLERVKQLELDYKIMAVNGTSEDMALLLAYHSGADLIIAVGTHTNMIDFLEKGRQGMASTFLVRLKVGHILIDAKGVNKLYRYRIKSNYLAALLAAAFFPILIISTSSPLVKYLFRLLIIKVRMMFGFL